The DNA segment GTGCGTCTCCGAGGCTCGACCGTAGGGTCACCCGGCCTGTCGTCGCGTCGGTGGCCAGGTACTTGGTGGTGAAAGCGCGCTTGATGCGGGCGAAGAGGTCGTCGTAGGCGCGTGCCTCGGTGGTGCGGCCGGTGCCGCGGGCCATGTCGGCCATGAGGCGCACGCTGTAGCCGTAGTAGACGTCGCTGATCAGCTGGGTGCTGGTGTCCTGGAAGGCGAGCCAGTCGCCGAAGATGGCGCCCTGCCCGGCGTACGCGTCGCCGGTGCGTCCGCGGATCCAGTCGACGTACTTCTTCATCGCCGTCCAGCTGCGGTCGACGATCGTGGGGTCGCCGGACATCTGCCACACCGTCCACGGCACGACCACCCCGCAGTCCGCCCAGCCGCTGGCGGGGGCCGCCGCGTTGTAGCGGTTGCCGGGCGCGACCGCCGTGAACTGGGCGCCGTCCAGGCCGTAGGTGCGCTGCGAGTCGATCAGGTTGTCCTCGAAGTGGCTGAGGAAGTTGACCGCGTCGGCGTTGTAGAGCCCGGTGTTGGAGAAGAGCTGGGTGTCGCCCGTCCAGCCGAGGCGCTCGTCGCGTTGCGGGCAGTCGGTGGGCACCCAGAGGTAGTTGCCGCGCTGTCCCCAACGCACGTTGCCGATCAGCTGGTTGACGTCCGCGTCGTCGGTCGTGATCGTGCCGATGTCGCGCAGGGCGGAGGTCGCGACCCGGCCGGTGAAGCGGGTGAGGGTGACGGTTTCGGTCGCGGTGACGGAGACGTAGCGGAAGCCGTAGAAGGTCAGCGAGTCCTCGTGGGTCTCGCCCTCGGGGTCGCCCTTGAGGATGTACGTGCTGGTGGCCTTCGCGGAACGGAGGTTGGCGCGGTAGACCGAGCCGACGGGGCCGTCGGCGCCCTCACTGTCGTCGTTGAGCATCTCGCCCGGCTTGAAGGCGACTTGGGTGCCTGCCCGGCCGCGCAGGGTGTAGCGGGGCACGCCGACCAGGTTCTGGCCCAGGTCGATCACGGCCGTGTCGCCGGGGTGCAGGGTCACGGCTGCCTCGGCGGCCTCGGCCGGGTCGGTGACCGTGCGGGCGGGGTCGACGACGATGCGGCCCTTGCCGTTGGGGCTGCCGTCCTGGCCGGTCACGCCCGTGCAGACGGTGACGGACTGCGGCTTGCGGTCCCACCGGGGCATCAGGCGGGCGCTCTCGCCCGGGTGGGCGACCAGCCTGGCGTCGGGGAACCTGGTGGTGAAGTCGTGCTCGGTCACGCCGGCCCAGGCTGAGGCGTCGAAGTCGCCGGCCGTCCACCCCGCCAGTTCCTTACGGGCGTCGTAGGTCTGGCCGTCGTAGATGTCGTCGGCGCGGTAGGGGCCGGTGTCGGTGGCCTTCCAGTCGTCCCCGGGTGTGGTGACGACCGTCTGCTCCGCACCGTCGGCGTACCGGATCAGGAGCTTGGCCTTGAGGGCCAGGCGGTTGCCGTCGGCGGAGTAGTAGGTGCTGTTCTCGGAGACCCGGCTGTTGTACCAGCCGTTGCCGAGTACGGCGGCGAGGGTGACGTGCCCCGCGTGCCCCTCGCCCCCCTCAGGTCGCTCCCCCGCGACCAGGTCCGTCACGTCGTACGTGAAGTAGTTGACGGTGCTGTCGTAGTTGGTCCAGCCCGGCGTCAGCAGTTCATGGGTCGTTGCGTCGCCCTGCGGCACGGCAACGCGGTGGCCGTTGAGATGGGCTTCGTAGACGCCGAGTGCGGAGATATAGAGCCGGGCTTCTTGTATTTGACGTCCCGTCAGGCGCGCCTGGTGGCGGAGGAGCGGGGCGCCGGCGGTGTCGGGCTGCTTGCCGGCCATGGTGATCCACCGGGCGCCGTCCCAGCCGGCGACGCCGTCGGTGCCGAGCAGGCCGGTCTCGAAGTGGGCGGTCGGGGCGGCGGGGACGGCTCGGCCGGTCTCGTCCCAGGCCGTCACCGTCCAGTGGTAGCGGGTGGCGGCGCGCAGGGCGGGGCCCTCGTAGCGCACGGCGATCGAGTCGGGTGAGGTGACCCGGCCGCTGTTCCAGACGTCCGCCCGGGCGGGAGTCAGGCGGTCGGGTGCGGTCGCGACGAGGATCCGGTACGCCGACTGGCGGCGACCACGCACCGAGGACGCCATGCGCCAGCCGAACCGCGGGTGGGCGGCGTCCACGCCGAGGGGGTTCGTTCTGTGCTCGACCGTCAGGCCCTCGACGGCCGTGCGGTGCGAGGTGGGTGCGGCCGAAGCGGGGCCGCCTGCGGCGATCCCGCCCGCCAGAACCACCGGTGCAGCGCCGAGTGCGGTGGTGAGCACGGTCCTGCGGGGCACCCCCCGGCCCTTCGTACGGTCGACTCCGTCGTTCATGCCGTTGTCCCTTCGGCTCATCAGAGTTGGAACGATTCAGATCGAACGACGGTTGAAGCTAGTGGCAGAAGTGACATGAGTCCATGGTGCGAGCAGCGCGAATTCTGTGCAGATTCCAACAGAAGCACTCAGCCGGTGAAGCGTGCGGCGGTGAGCGAATTGAAACCGTTCAATTGGCTGGTTCCGTGCCGGCCGGGGGCCTGCCCCGTCGGGGGGTGTCGCCAAGTACACCCGGCAATACGGGTTCTGCGCCCAATGTGGTCGACTCGCCGGCTCCGTAGCTTCGTCGGCAGGGCACAGGGAGTGCCGGACGGGGAGTGATGACGATGTTTCGGGCAAGCGCGCGACGTACGCACGACAAGGGACCCGCCGCCGAGGTACTCCGGCTGGTCAAGGTCACCAAGACCTACGGTGCGCAGGACAGCGCGGTGACGGCTCTGGACGGGGTCACCCTGGGGCTGGGGCAGGGCACCTTCACCGCGGTGATGGGACCGTCCGGTTCCGGCAAGACCACGCTGCTGCACTGCGCGGCCGGTCTCGACCGGCCCGACAGCGGCATCGTGTGCGTGGACGGTACCGAGCTGACCGGCGGTGGCGAGGCCGAGTTGACGAAGTTCCGGCGTGGCCGGATCGGGTTCGTGTTCCAGCAGTACAACCTGCTGGAGACGCTGACCGTCGCGCAGAACACGGTGCTGCCGCTCAAGCTCGCCGGGCAGCGCGTCGACCGGAGGCGGGCCAAGGAGGTGCTGACGTCCGTCGGCCTCGGCGACCGGCTGGGACACCGTCCCGACCAGCTGTCCGGCGGTCAGCGCCAGCGAGTCGCCATCGCCCGCGCCCTGGTGACCGAGCCTCGGGTGATCTTCGCGGACGAGCCGACGGGCGCCCTGGACACACGCAGCGCGCGCGATGTGCTGCGGCTGCTCCAGGAGACCGTGCGGGTGCACGGCCGGACGGTGGTGATGGTGACCCACGATCCGGTCGCCGCCTCCTACGCGGACTCGGTGCTGTTCCTGGCGGACGGCCGGCTGGCGGGACGGCTGGACGCGCCGACGGCGGACGCGGTGGCCGAACGCCTGGCGCACCTCGGCGACAACGTGACGACGGGGGTGTGAGCGATGTTCATGCTGGCCATGCGGTCGATACGGCACCGCCCCGGGCGGTTCCTGGCCACGCTGCTGTCCGCGTTTCTCGGCGCCGCGATCATCATGACCTTCAACTCGATGCACGACACGGCCGGGCAGGACGGCGTCGACTCGACCAGCGCGGAGACACTGTCCACCGCGGCGGGCGTCGTCGGTGGCTACGGCACCCTGCTGGTCTTCTTCGCCGTCGCCTCGGCCCTGACGGTCAACGTCCGTCAGCGTACGGCCGAGTTGGAGCTGCTGCGCTGCTCGGGGGCGACGCCGGCGCAGCTCAAGCGGATGGTCGTCGGCGAGGCGGTGGTCGTGGCCCTGGTGGGCGCGGCGCTGGCGATCGGCCCGGCGATGCTGGGCGGCCGGGCGCTGCTGGAGGTGTTCCAGGACAGCGGCCAGGTCGCCGGGTCCGTGGACCACTCCTTCGGTCCGATCGCGCTCCTGTCGGGCATCGACATCACGCTGCTCGCTTCGGCGGGCGCCGCCTTCCTCGCCGTACGGCGGGCGACGCGCGGACCACAACGGCGGGGCGGGGCACGGAAGTTCCTCGCGTACGGCGCGCTGGTCACCGGGGCGGTCGCCGTCTCCTCCACGTTCGCGTTCTCGGCGACGGACGCGGCTCTGATGGCGGCGCCTGCCTACGGGGCGATCCTGCTGTCGGTGGGCTTCGCGCTGATGGCGCCGCAGCTCCTGGAGGGCGTGCTGGACCGGCTCCCGCTGAACGGGGCGAGCGGCTGGCTGGCCGTACGGAACCTGCGGGAGCGAGCCGGTCAGCTGGCCGGGATCCTGGTGTCGCTGATCCTGTTCACGGCGGTGGCCACGGCCACGCTCACCATGCAGGCGGTGGAGAGCGACGCCGTCGCGGCCTCTGGTCTGACGAAGTCGGTCGACGCCAAGAACCTGGAGACGCTCAACTTCACGGTCGTCGGCATCATCGTCGTCTTCGTGTGCGTGATGCTGGTCAACTCGCTGTGCGCGGCGACGAGTTACCGCGGCCGGGAGTTCGGGCAGCAGCGCCTGGCGGGGGCGACTCCGGGGCAGGTGCTCGGCACGGTCGGCGCCGAGACGCTGATCCTGACCGTCTCCGGAGTCCTCCTCGGCATGGTGGCCGCGCTGGCCGGGATCGTCCCGTTCACGATGGTCCGCACCGACGGGGTGCTGCCGGGCCAGGCCTACGGCACGGCGG comes from the Streptomyces sp. NBC_00443 genome and includes:
- a CDS encoding ABC transporter ATP-binding protein produces the protein MTMFRASARRTHDKGPAAEVLRLVKVTKTYGAQDSAVTALDGVTLGLGQGTFTAVMGPSGSGKTTLLHCAAGLDRPDSGIVCVDGTELTGGGEAELTKFRRGRIGFVFQQYNLLETLTVAQNTVLPLKLAGQRVDRRRAKEVLTSVGLGDRLGHRPDQLSGGQRQRVAIARALVTEPRVIFADEPTGALDTRSARDVLRLLQETVRVHGRTVVMVTHDPVAASYADSVLFLADGRLAGRLDAPTADAVAERLAHLGDNVTTGV
- a CDS encoding family 78 glycoside hydrolase catalytic domain translates to MNDGVDRTKGRGVPRRTVLTTALGAAPVVLAGGIAAGGPASAAPTSHRTAVEGLTVEHRTNPLGVDAAHPRFGWRMASSVRGRRQSAYRILVATAPDRLTPARADVWNSGRVTSPDSIAVRYEGPALRAATRYHWTVTAWDETGRAVPAAPTAHFETGLLGTDGVAGWDGARWITMAGKQPDTAGAPLLRHQARLTGRQIQEARLYISALGVYEAHLNGHRVAVPQGDATTHELLTPGWTNYDSTVNYFTYDVTDLVAGERPEGGEGHAGHVTLAAVLGNGWYNSRVSENSTYYSADGNRLALKAKLLIRYADGAEQTVVTTPGDDWKATDTGPYRADDIYDGQTYDARKELAGWTAGDFDASAWAGVTEHDFTTRFPDARLVAHPGESARLMPRWDRKPQSVTVCTGVTGQDGSPNGKGRIVVDPARTVTDPAEAAEAAVTLHPGDTAVIDLGQNLVGVPRYTLRGRAGTQVAFKPGEMLNDDSEGADGPVGSVYRANLRSAKATSTYILKGDPEGETHEDSLTFYGFRYVSVTATETVTLTRFTGRVATSALRDIGTITTDDADVNQLIGNVRWGQRGNYLWVPTDCPQRDERLGWTGDTQLFSNTGLYNADAVNFLSHFEDNLIDSQRTYGLDGAQFTAVAPGNRYNAAAPASGWADCGVVVPWTVWQMSGDPTIVDRSWTAMKKYVDWIRGRTGDAYAGQGAIFGDWLAFQDTSTQLISDVYYGYSVRLMADMARGTGRTTEARAYDDLFARIKRAFTTKYLATDATTGRVTLRSSLGDAPPTGGRTEDDTQTALLWVLKLGFYDTEAQRRQLVTLLAENIGNDEAYKEAHPDSTRVKYAENTLSVGFLGVNVLAPVLTDEGHVDLAYKLLHQDAMPSWLYSVRNGATTIWERWNSYSKEDGFGPVDMNSFNHYSYGAIMEWMYESMAGIAKDPAHPGFRHFFLRPHLDPTGRITQVAGSHHSPYGEIVSEWRTEGRRLAYRAVVPVNSTATLHIPTSDPASVREGRTPLARVTGVEYLGFEDGTSSYRLPSGRYQVTATLA
- a CDS encoding ABC transporter permease, whose amino-acid sequence is MFMLAMRSIRHRPGRFLATLLSAFLGAAIIMTFNSMHDTAGQDGVDSTSAETLSTAAGVVGGYGTLLVFFAVASALTVNVRQRTAELELLRCSGATPAQLKRMVVGEAVVVALVGAALAIGPAMLGGRALLEVFQDSGQVAGSVDHSFGPIALLSGIDITLLASAGAAFLAVRRATRGPQRRGGARKFLAYGALVTGAVAVSSTFAFSATDAALMAAPAYGAILLSVGFALMAPQLLEGVLDRLPLNGASGWLAVRNLRERAGQLAGILVSLILFTAVATATLTMQAVESDAVAASGLTKSVDAKNLETLNFTVVGIIVVFVCVMLVNSLCAATSYRGREFGQQRLAGATPGQVLGTVGAETLILTVSGVLLGMVAALAGIVPFTMVRTDGVLPGQAYGTAVAVVAVAATVTLGTSLATARRMLRTPAVGAVAVAS